Proteins from a genomic interval of Prochlorothrix hollandica PCC 9006 = CALU 1027:
- a CDS encoding efflux RND transporter permease subunit: MTAPFPSLSTIAIRRHIGTLMLTLTVIVLGLFVTLQLPVDLLPSITYPRIGLRATAPGISPQVAVDEITRPLEEALAATEGVVQVFSQTREGRISLDLFFEPGGDIDQALNDATATLNRARDSLPASLDQPRLFKFDPSQLPVYELALTSPSLTPVDLRIFADQELGRELLRVPGVANVDISGGVEEEIQVDLDLQRLQARKLDIGDVLDALAERNQDLSGGRIEGGDRESLSRVVGRFQNADEIRNLPLNLPANTNSSAANRTPAQIYLRDVANVTDGAQEQRIFVSLNGSPAVKVSIQKQPDANSVVVVDGIKAKLETLRQSGLIPPEMVMTATLDESRFIRNSIRNVAIAGLSGSLLAALAVFLFLGSFRQTLIIVLAIPLATLGALMFMGLAGISLNTFSLGGLALGVGIVVDNSIVMLENIAKGLQRSALQYQANAPYQANTPYQANTPSQNPTPGSGEHSSPDPQTLEVRNGHPEDVGQNLDSDLNSDLNSDLNSDLNGQFQQNHHNSPHHNSPHHNSPHHHSPHHHSPNGHNTPKTVPHLSWGHIVRQTEASSQELESALLASTTTNLVAVVPFLMVGGFISLIFNELILTISFAIAVSLLLALTVVPALASRLLDPRRNSGLQNWGPLHWFQQRLEGLTRRYGQVLTWMVGHRLGVIAVVVLVFGGSSLWMGGQLPQEILPRINTGQATAFVRFPPGTTLQDNVQVMNLLEQEVLKQPETTYVFSTAGGFLFGSSTSENSLQGSMTVTLQPGAVVGDFVDRLNAQFSQLPLVNTLVQLRPETVRGLILSNSPVRGDIDLVLQGTDQQALALSGRQILGILREKATLSTFRPDAAEPQEEVQINPDWERVADLGLSAESLGEALQTALNGTVPTQLQRGDRLVDIRVELPPRTVQTLDQLEQVPILTGDGRRVRLGDVATIGLGTAPGEIQRINQRQVFLLNGTLAEGVSLSQALAEIDTVLADVDLPPGVSRLPSASGESNRQLQESLRTLGGLAVFLVFVVMAVQYNSLIDPLVILFTVPLALAGGILGLYLTQTAVGATVIVGAVLLVGIVVNNAIIMLELANQIYQDQGCDRASAILQAAPQRLRPILMTTITTVLGLFPLALGLGEGSELLQPLGVVVFSGLSLATVLTLFLIPCIYVLLHGNDDGQQGDRNGDRHSDRNSDRHSDRDDSLPNQDPESSALGKQLFNPSSHSPTV; this comes from the coding sequence ATGACTGCCCCGTTCCCCAGCCTCAGCACCATAGCCATTCGCCGCCACATCGGCACCCTGATGTTGACCCTCACGGTCATTGTTTTGGGATTGTTTGTCACCTTACAATTGCCCGTGGATCTGCTGCCCTCCATCACCTACCCGCGCATTGGTTTGCGGGCGACAGCCCCCGGCATTTCCCCCCAAGTGGCGGTGGATGAAATTACTCGACCCCTGGAGGAAGCCCTAGCAGCCACAGAAGGCGTGGTACAGGTGTTTTCCCAAACCCGGGAAGGGCGCATTAGCTTAGATCTGTTTTTCGAGCCGGGGGGAGACATTGACCAAGCCCTCAACGATGCCACCGCCACCCTCAACCGGGCACGGGACAGCTTGCCCGCCAGCCTCGATCAACCCCGTCTCTTTAAGTTCGATCCCTCCCAGTTACCGGTCTATGAACTGGCCCTCACCTCCCCCAGCTTAACCCCAGTGGATCTGCGAATTTTTGCAGATCAAGAGTTAGGGCGGGAACTGTTGCGGGTGCCAGGGGTGGCCAATGTGGACATTTCGGGGGGAGTGGAAGAAGAAATTCAGGTGGATCTGGACTTGCAACGACTCCAAGCCCGCAAACTGGACATCGGCGATGTGCTGGATGCCCTGGCGGAACGGAATCAGGATCTGTCGGGGGGCCGCATTGAGGGGGGCGATCGCGAAAGCCTCAGCCGTGTGGTGGGACGGTTCCAAAACGCCGATGAAATTCGGAATCTACCCCTCAATTTACCCGCAAACACCAACTCCAGCGCAGCCAACCGGACCCCTGCCCAGATTTACCTGCGGGATGTGGCCAATGTGACCGATGGTGCCCAGGAACAACGGATTTTTGTCAGTCTCAATGGCTCACCAGCCGTTAAGGTGAGCATTCAGAAACAACCCGATGCCAACTCCGTGGTGGTGGTGGATGGCATCAAGGCCAAACTGGAAACCCTACGGCAGTCGGGCCTGATTCCCCCGGAAATGGTGATGACTGCCACCCTGGATGAGTCCCGCTTTATCCGCAATTCGATCCGCAATGTGGCGATCGCCGGACTCAGTGGCTCCCTTCTCGCTGCCTTGGCGGTTTTCCTGTTTCTGGGTTCCTTTCGCCAAACCTTGATTATTGTGTTAGCCATTCCCCTGGCCACCTTGGGGGCACTCATGTTCATGGGTTTAGCGGGTATTTCCCTCAATACCTTTAGTTTGGGAGGGCTGGCTTTGGGAGTGGGAATTGTGGTAGATAACTCCATTGTTATGTTGGAAAATATCGCCAAGGGGTTACAGCGATCGGCCCTGCAATACCAAGCCAATGCTCCATACCAAGCCAATACTCCATACCAAGCCAATACTCCATCTCAGAACCCAACTCCTGGATCAGGGGAGCATTCCAGCCCTGATCCGCAGACCCTTGAGGTTAGGAATGGCCATCCTGAGGATGTGGGTCAGAATTTGGATAGCGATCTGAATAGCGATCTGAATAGCGATCTGAATAGCGATCTGAATGGTCAGTTCCAGCAGAATCACCATAACTCACCTCACCATAACTCGCCTCACCATAACTCGCCTCACCATCACTCGCCTCACCATCACTCCCCTAACGGTCATAACACGCCTAAAACCGTCCCCCACTTATCCTGGGGGCATATTGTTCGCCAAACTGAAGCCAGTAGTCAGGAATTAGAGTCAGCCCTGCTGGCCTCCACCACTACCAACCTAGTGGCCGTCGTGCCCTTTCTGATGGTGGGGGGCTTTATTTCCCTGATTTTCAATGAACTGATCCTCACCATTAGCTTTGCCATTGCCGTGTCGTTACTGCTGGCCTTGACGGTGGTGCCTGCCCTGGCTTCCCGGCTTCTGGATCCCCGCCGCAACAGTGGACTCCAGAACTGGGGACCCCTCCACTGGTTCCAGCAGCGCCTGGAAGGACTCACCCGGCGCTATGGCCAAGTCCTGACCTGGATGGTGGGCCATCGCCTAGGGGTGATTGCGGTGGTGGTGCTGGTGTTTGGGGGCAGCAGCCTATGGATGGGGGGCCAGTTACCCCAGGAAATTCTGCCCCGCATCAATACGGGCCAAGCCACCGCCTTTGTGCGCTTCCCCCCCGGTACCACCCTCCAGGATAATGTGCAGGTTATGAACCTGTTGGAGCAGGAAGTCCTGAAACAGCCGGAAACCACCTATGTTTTTAGCACTGCTGGGGGATTTCTCTTTGGATCGTCCACCAGCGAAAACAGCCTCCAGGGCAGCATGACGGTGACCCTCCAGCCCGGTGCTGTAGTGGGGGATTTTGTCGATCGCCTCAATGCCCAATTTTCCCAGTTACCCTTAGTGAACACCTTGGTGCAACTGCGGCCCGAAACAGTGCGGGGTCTGATTCTCAGTAACTCACCGGTGCGGGGCGACATTGATTTAGTGCTCCAGGGGACGGATCAGCAAGCCCTGGCCCTGTCTGGTCGCCAAATTCTCGGTATTCTCCGGGAAAAGGCAACCTTATCCACCTTTCGCCCCGATGCCGCAGAACCCCAGGAAGAAGTTCAAATTAACCCAGACTGGGAACGGGTGGCGGATTTAGGGCTATCGGCGGAAAGCCTGGGGGAAGCCCTGCAAACGGCCCTCAATGGCACCGTGCCAACCCAATTACAGCGGGGCGATCGCCTAGTGGATATTCGGGTAGAACTCCCCCCTCGTACCGTTCAAACCCTGGATCAGTTGGAACAGGTGCCAATCTTGACGGGGGATGGGCGACGGGTGCGCCTGGGGGATGTGGCCACCATCGGTTTGGGGACAGCACCAGGGGAAATTCAGCGCATTAACCAGCGCCAAGTGTTTTTGCTCAATGGCACCCTAGCGGAGGGAGTCAGCCTCAGCCAAGCCCTGGCGGAAATTGACACAGTACTGGCCGATGTGGATCTGCCCCCTGGGGTTTCCCGCCTCCCCAGTGCCAGTGGGGAAAGTAATCGCCAGTTGCAGGAGTCCCTACGAACCCTAGGGGGGTTAGCGGTGTTTCTGGTGTTTGTGGTGATGGCGGTGCAATACAACTCCCTGATCGATCCCCTGGTGATTTTGTTCACCGTCCCCTTGGCCTTAGCGGGGGGGATTTTGGGGTTATATCTAACGCAAACGGCGGTGGGAGCAACGGTCATTGTGGGGGCGGTGCTGCTGGTGGGGATTGTGGTCAACAATGCCATTATTATGCTGGAATTGGCCAACCAAATTTACCAAGACCAGGGCTGCGATCGAGCCTCTGCCATTCTCCAAGCGGCACCCCAACGACTGCGGCCCATTTTGATGACCACCATTACCACGGTGCTGGGGCTGTTTCCCTTGGCCCTGGGGCTGGGGGAGGGTTCGGAATTGCTGCAACCCCTGGGGGTGGTGGTGTTTTCCGGACTCTCCCTCGCAACGGTGCTAACCCTGTTTTTGATTCCCTGTATTTATGTGTTGCTCCATGGCAACGATGATGGCCAGCAGGGCGATCGCAATGGCGATCGGCACAGCGATCGAAACAGCGATCGGCACAGCGATCGAGACGATAGCTTACCAAACCAAGACCCCGAATCCAGCGCCCTAGGGAAACAACTGTTCAACCCGTCATCCCACTCCCCAACGGTCTAA
- a CDS encoding serine/threonine-protein kinase produces MANLSPFPPGHVIDDRYVITQVLGQGGFGRTYQAQDRKRFGEPCVLKEFVPKASIQQDPTTFAKAQELFNREAQVLYGLNHPQIPRFRELSVPSVQGQGRLLLVQDWIQGETYGQLLQGQGQGLGEKVVIQWLKDLLPVLDYLHSQKPPLIHRDISPDNVMLCRHTSKPILIDFGAVKQWVSGSVQSPGTVIGKTGFAPPEQQQGHPCPASDLYALGITAVVLLTGQQPKSVPWQPGQWQGLSPTGVSPGLGAVIDGLIQPRPSDRYATVAAVQADLQPLLAASTALENPAPQPPSPPQTVVAFPKPPAARVTEPSPPPRPPQPPTASQDGDDSFMADLNNHRYQGDWVYGLWQLLKNSGLQRFARGIGLSVLGLTVVLASGSYGWQLMRQGRSTTPTTPADPGDSVCDTAAIWDRYDALDAVQTLPDLAPAIDDLFYAEVPKKVVKGERQPILADETNHQRHWCELADQWLSDRGG; encoded by the coding sequence ATGGCGAATCTGTCTCCCTTTCCCCCCGGCCATGTCATCGACGATCGCTACGTCATTACCCAAGTCCTCGGCCAGGGGGGCTTTGGCCGCACCTACCAAGCCCAGGATCGCAAGCGCTTTGGGGAACCCTGTGTCCTCAAGGAGTTTGTCCCCAAAGCCTCGATCCAACAGGATCCCACCACCTTTGCCAAGGCCCAGGAACTCTTTAACCGGGAAGCCCAGGTGCTCTACGGGCTTAACCACCCCCAAATCCCCCGCTTTCGCGAGCTATCGGTCCCCAGCGTCCAGGGACAGGGGCGTTTGCTGTTGGTACAGGACTGGATTCAGGGGGAAACCTATGGCCAACTGCTCCAGGGCCAGGGGCAGGGCTTAGGGGAAAAGGTCGTAATCCAGTGGCTGAAGGACTTACTGCCGGTATTGGACTATTTACACAGCCAAAAACCACCCCTGATCCATCGGGACATTTCCCCCGATAATGTCATGCTCTGTCGCCATACAAGCAAGCCGATTTTGATTGATTTCGGGGCTGTGAAGCAGTGGGTCTCTGGTTCCGTCCAAAGCCCCGGTACGGTCATCGGTAAGACGGGGTTTGCACCCCCAGAACAGCAACAGGGCCACCCCTGTCCCGCCAGTGATCTCTATGCCCTGGGGATTACGGCGGTGGTCTTGCTGACGGGGCAACAGCCGAAATCGGTGCCCTGGCAACCGGGGCAGTGGCAAGGGTTGAGTCCCACGGGGGTCAGCCCTGGCTTGGGGGCGGTGATCGATGGGCTGATTCAACCGCGACCCAGCGATCGCTACGCCACGGTGGCGGCAGTCCAGGCCGATCTACAACCCCTGTTGGCGGCTAGCACCGCCTTGGAAAATCCAGCCCCCCAGCCCCCCAGCCCCCCCCAAACCGTGGTGGCTTTTCCGAAGCCCCCTGCTGCCCGCGTCACTGAACCCAGCCCCCCACCCCGTCCGCCCCAGCCCCCCACAGCTTCCCAAGATGGGGATGACTCATTTATGGCTGACCTGAACAACCATCGCTACCAGGGGGATTGGGTCTATGGCCTGTGGCAATTGCTCAAAAACTCAGGTTTACAACGGTTTGCGCGGGGAATCGGCTTGTCGGTGCTGGGTTTGACGGTGGTGTTGGCCAGTGGGAGCTATGGGTGGCAGTTGATGCGCCAGGGGCGATCGACCACGCCCACGACCCCCGCTGACCCTGGGGATTCGGTCTGTGATACTGCGGCCATCTGGGATCGCTATGATGCGTTGGATGCGGTGCAAACGTTGCCGGATCTGGCTCCAGCGATCGATGATCTGTTCTATGCCGAGGTGCCGAAGAAGGTGGTGAAGGGGGAACGACAACCCATTTTGGCGGATGAAACAAACCATCAGCGCCACTGGTGTGAACTGGCGGATCAGTGGCTGAGCGATCGGGGGGGCTGA
- a CDS encoding paraquat-inducible protein A, translating into MNRKSTAFILSLIAAFAFGGALVLPFTSSDFEVHLPQRLESTFDTATDPCDVLDRPAIPPLLRQQCRQRVQGSILFFFDRTLGPVTADPLLTWGDCINLAQDAGIAEPWRQCAKEWIVTMAAIPVGQQRLLFVIEELRREGELPLASLLLIFSIFFPLTKVALCLWLGSPLSAPRPSRGWLKFLTFTSKWSMTDVFVVALIIVFFKAESFNFHVEAELGAYCFAMGAILSSIAAATLEAIPRSPSPSVTVPEMPIEVARE; encoded by the coding sequence ATGAACCGCAAATCCACCGCCTTTATCCTCAGCCTGATCGCAGCGTTTGCCTTTGGGGGAGCCTTGGTCTTGCCCTTTACCTCCAGCGACTTTGAGGTTCACCTACCCCAGCGCCTGGAATCCACCTTCGACACCGCCACGGATCCCTGTGATGTCCTCGATCGCCCCGCCATTCCCCCCCTGCTGCGGCAGCAATGTCGGCAACGGGTTCAGGGCAGTATTCTCTTTTTCTTCGATCGCACCCTCGGACCCGTGACCGCCGATCCCCTCCTCACCTGGGGTGACTGCATTAACCTGGCCCAGGATGCTGGTATCGCGGAACCCTGGCGGCAGTGTGCCAAGGAGTGGATTGTGACCATGGCGGCGATTCCAGTGGGACAACAGCGGCTATTGTTTGTGATTGAGGAGTTGCGGCGGGAGGGGGAGTTGCCCTTGGCGAGTTTGCTGTTAATCTTTTCGATTTTCTTCCCCTTAACCAAGGTTGCCCTCTGTCTCTGGCTCGGTTCCCCCCTCAGCGCTCCCCGACCGTCCAGGGGCTGGCTCAAGTTCCTGACGTTTACCAGTAAGTGGTCGATGACGGATGTGTTTGTGGTGGCCTTAATTATTGTCTTTTTCAAGGCGGAAAGCTTCAATTTCCATGTGGAGGCGGAATTAGGAGCCTATTGTTTTGCCATGGGGGCGATTCTGTCTTCGATCGCCGCCGCCACCCTCGAAGCCATCCCCCGATCCCCCTCCCCGTCTGTAACCGTCCCAGAGATGCCGATCGAGGTTGCTAGGGAATGA
- a CDS encoding esterase-like activity of phytase family protein encodes MFYLEPRRWLTLLLTLGFSVLVAACDVPRVSAQERLFSDVSVELVDRYELDNPMVGGTRFGGISALAYDPQTDRLLALSDDHDGVNTPHFYTLTLERTTDPAQPGLESIAVESVTFLRDATGEPYPTDALDPEGLALSPQNSIYLSSEGNHRKDVQPFLGEFDRETGTLIRSLPIPPSFSITIDETSRRQQRGIQPNQGFESLTLVSTGNTIGEPLRLFTANESPLVQDLDPDNNQEGGRNRFLHYYLGQGPPLLVAEYLYSLDPVPFALVNGLSEILALDNGGHFLTLERALTPLGLQVKLFESALGGATDISGLASLKGDVAATKIYKRLLFNFNSLDSPVRNLEGLAFGPRLADGSRSLLVVSDNNFNPNESTEFFLFRLRP; translated from the coding sequence ATGTTCTACTTGGAACCCCGTCGCTGGTTGACCCTGTTATTGACCCTAGGCTTCAGTGTCCTAGTGGCGGCCTGCGATGTCCCCCGCGTCTCTGCCCAAGAGCGGCTCTTTTCTGATGTCAGTGTGGAACTGGTGGATCGCTATGAACTGGACAATCCCATGGTGGGGGGTACCCGGTTTGGCGGGATTTCTGCCCTGGCCTATGATCCCCAGACCGATCGCCTCCTGGCCCTATCCGATGACCATGATGGGGTGAATACGCCCCATTTCTATACCCTGACCCTAGAACGAACCACGGATCCCGCCCAACCGGGTCTGGAGTCCATTGCCGTGGAATCGGTCACCTTTCTGCGGGATGCAACGGGTGAACCCTACCCCACCGATGCCCTGGATCCGGAAGGACTGGCCCTCAGCCCCCAGAACAGCATCTACCTATCCAGTGAGGGCAACCACCGCAAGGATGTGCAGCCTTTTTTGGGGGAATTCGATCGCGAAACCGGCACCCTGATCCGGAGCCTACCCATTCCCCCAAGTTTCAGCATCACCATCGACGAAACCAGCCGTCGCCAGCAACGGGGCATCCAACCCAATCAGGGGTTTGAAAGTCTAACCCTGGTGTCCACGGGCAACACCATCGGCGAACCCCTGCGCCTGTTTACGGCCAATGAATCCCCCTTGGTTCAGGATCTCGATCCCGATAATAACCAAGAGGGAGGGCGCAATCGCTTTCTCCACTATTATTTGGGCCAGGGTCCGCCGTTACTGGTGGCGGAATATCTCTACAGCTTGGATCCGGTGCCCTTTGCCTTGGTCAATGGCCTGAGTGAGATCTTGGCCTTGGACAATGGGGGTCATTTTCTGACCTTGGAACGGGCGCTGACTCCCCTGGGATTACAGGTGAAACTCTTTGAAAGTGCCCTGGGGGGAGCTACGGATATTTCGGGGCTGGCAAGCCTCAAGGGGGACGTGGCAGCGACTAAGATTTATAAACGCTTACTGTTTAATTTCAATAGCCTCGATAGCCCTGTGCGCAACTTAGAGGGACTCGCCTTTGGCCCTCGTCTTGCTGATGGCAGTCGCAGCCTGTTGGTGGTCAGTGATAATAATTTTAATCCCAATGAAAGTACAGAGTTTTTCTTGTTCCGCTTGCGGCCTTAG